In Planctomycetia bacterium, one genomic interval encodes:
- a CDS encoding YciI family protein has product MAKYLISFPSAAMVVPDGEWETVGRDARAVIEEAKAAGVYVFAGGIDEDVPPILVSADGAVATGGYPWAPTLDGGFTVLELPSRDEAIAWAARLAKACRCDQELRVFGLDPQS; this is encoded by the coding sequence ATGGCTAAGTATCTGATCTCATTTCCGAGCGCGGCGATGGTTGTGCCCGATGGCGAATGGGAAACCGTGGGCCGCGACGCACGCGCTGTGATTGAGGAGGCGAAAGCCGCCGGTGTTTACGTCTTCGCCGGCGGAATCGACGAAGACGTGCCCCCTATACTCGTCTCTGCCGACGGCGCGGTTGCCACGGGCGGCTATCCTTGGGCCCCCACGCTCGACGGCGGCTTCACCGTGTTGGAACTCCCTTCGCGCGACGAGGCCATCGCGTGGGCCGCGCGCCTCGCCAAGGCCTGTCGCTGCGACCAAGAACTGCGCGTCTTCGGGCTCGACCCGCAGTCCTAA
- a CDS encoding DUF1801 domain-containing protein — protein MSIKRETSMKKSGAGNSKIRNSKTQQSEAKHEESPSQLIDARIEELGDWRGELLARLRAIVKEADPEVVEEWKWRVPVWSHDGLICTGETYKKVVKLTFAHGAALKDPAKLFNSSLEGNTRRAIDFHEGEPIKEKALKTLIRAAVSWNKSKGRG, from the coding sequence ATGAGCATCAAGCGAGAAACAAGCATGAAGAAGAGCGGGGCAGGTAACAGCAAAATACGGAACAGCAAGACACAGCAGAGCGAGGCGAAGCACGAGGAGTCTCCGTCGCAGCTGATCGACGCGCGCATCGAGGAACTCGGCGACTGGCGGGGCGAGTTGCTCGCTCGGCTTCGTGCCATCGTCAAGGAAGCCGATCCCGAAGTCGTCGAGGAGTGGAAGTGGCGGGTGCCCGTCTGGTCGCACGACGGGCTGATCTGCACCGGCGAGACGTATAAGAAAGTCGTGAAGCTGACCTTCGCCCACGGCGCGGCGCTGAAGGATCCCGCGAAACTCTTCAACTCCAGCCTAGAAGGAAACACCCGCCGCGCCATCGACTTCCACGAAGGGGAACCGATCAAAGAAAAAGCACTAAAGACGCTAATTCGCGCCGCCGTGAGTTGGAACAAATCTAAAGGCCGCGGTTAA
- a CDS encoding glycoside hydrolase: MALSTHAMHKPYHSSLAVFVALAALWSAASSPVVAQKKLGQSSGTPKKVVPSSGAQKKRATSSLPVVKLELVSSKRIWGEAKHNGFPDLIRFQGTWYCCCREGDEHVGGANGKIRVIASTDGEVWEPVALLAEEGVDLRDPKLSETPDGRLMLVMGGSVFRDGDPQQLITMQSRVAFSGDGKAWTPLEKIIEDKHWLWRVTWHQGRAYGISKVKTGDATRGFLYTSTDGLAWQRITELEPGGNYVSETTLRFTPEGEMVALIRPGYLGVSSAPYEQWSFRQVPAKLSGPNLIRRDDGSWWATTRGNGPLTAAEQATTTKTAASRTILAQVSPDGAFRQELVLPSGGDTGYAGLAFEGDTLWLAYYASHEGQGIYLAKVRFEKP, encoded by the coding sequence ATGGCCCTTAGCACCCACGCTATGCACAAGCCCTACCATTCGTCCCTCGCCGTGTTCGTCGCACTTGCGGCTCTTTGGAGCGCGGCGAGTTCGCCGGTTGTCGCTCAGAAAAAGCTCGGCCAGAGTTCGGGCACACCGAAAAAAGTAGTCCCCAGCTCCGGCGCGCAGAAAAAGCGTGCGACGAGTTCGCTCCCCGTAGTAAAGCTGGAGCTCGTATCCTCAAAAAGAATCTGGGGGGAAGCCAAGCACAACGGCTTTCCCGACCTGATTCGTTTCCAGGGAACGTGGTATTGCTGTTGTCGCGAGGGAGATGAGCACGTCGGCGGCGCGAATGGGAAGATTCGGGTCATCGCTTCGACCGACGGAGAGGTTTGGGAGCCTGTCGCGCTGCTGGCCGAAGAGGGAGTCGACCTGCGCGACCCGAAGCTCTCGGAGACGCCGGACGGGCGTTTGATGCTTGTAATGGGAGGCTCCGTCTTTCGCGACGGCGACCCGCAGCAGCTGATCACGATGCAGTCGCGCGTGGCCTTCTCAGGCGACGGCAAGGCTTGGACTCCGCTAGAGAAGATCATCGAAGACAAGCACTGGCTCTGGCGCGTGACTTGGCATCAAGGCCGAGCCTACGGCATCTCGAAAGTAAAAACGGGAGACGCGACGCGCGGCTTCCTCTACACCTCGACCGACGGCCTCGCCTGGCAGCGGATCACGGAGCTTGAGCCGGGGGGCAACTACGTGAGCGAAACGACGCTGCGGTTCACGCCCGAGGGAGAGATGGTCGCGCTCATTCGGCCGGGCTATCTCGGCGTCAGCTCCGCCCCTTACGAGCAGTGGTCGTTTCGACAAGTGCCGGCGAAGCTCTCCGGCCCGAACTTGATTCGTCGGGACGACGGTTCGTGGTGGGCCACGACGCGCGGCAACGGACCGTTAACGGCGGCGGAGCAAGCCACGACGACGAAGACCGCCGCCTCGCGCACGATCTTGGCCCAGGTATCTCCGGACGGCGCGTTTCGGCAAGAACTGGTGTTGCCGAGCGGCGGCGACACCGGTTACGCCGGCCTCGCGTTCGAGGGAGACACACTCTGGCTCGCCTACTACGCCTCGCACGAAGGCCAAGGGATCTATCTCGCCAAAGTTCGTTTCGAGAAACCGTAA